The genomic stretch TTCGGATACGATCCCAGCAACGCCTCGCCCCTGGCCGGCGACCCCGGATAGATGAAGTCGTCGAGGGTCGTGTCGTTCTTCAGGAACGTCACGGTTTCATGGGAAAAATGCAGCACGGCGATACGGATGGAACGGTTGTTCATTGCGGCTCGGCCTTCGGTGGCTACCCTTTCCTCATACTGGCATCACAGCGGATTTGGCGCCAACGGCGCATTCGGATTTCGCCCGCCAGACCTGCAATTAAGCCTGCGGGCTTGCCTTGCGGCGCAGCGAATTTTGCCGCTATCCTGGCCGCCAACGATCGGGCCCTGCCCGGCCCAATAACCCGCCCCAGTGGAGAAACGCCATGAACCCTCCCGTCAGCGCTCCCGCCGTCAAGGTCGTCAAGTCGGTCCGCGAACAGGTGAGCCCCGAGGAATGGCAGGCACGGGTCGATCTCGCGGCCTGCTACCGCCTCACCGAGATCTACGGAATGACCGAGATGATCGCCAACCACATCTCCTGCCGGGTGCCTGGAACGACGGATCAGTTCCTGATCAACCCCTACGGGATGCTTTACGAGGAGATCGACGCCTCCTGCCTGATCAAGGTCGACGTCGAGGGCAACACGCTGCTGAACGCGACCGACTATAACGTCAACCTCGCCGGCTTCGTCATTCACAGCGCCATTCATATGGCCAAGCACGATATGGATTGCGTGGCGCATACGCACACGCCGGCCGGCATGGCCGTCTCCGCGATGGAATGCGGCCTGCTGCCGCTGGCGCAGACCGCGATGCGGTTTCTTCACATCGCCTATCATGATTTCGAAGGCATCGCCGACGATGTCGACGAGCGCGCGCGGCTGGTCAGGGACCTCGGCGACCACGAAGCCATGATCCTGCGCAACCACGGCCTGCTCGTCGTCGGCCGCACCGTGCCCGCGGCTTTCAATGTGCTGTGGCGCCTCGAACGCGCCTGCCAGGTGCAGGTCATGGCGTTGTCCTGCAACACCAAACTGGCCTACCCGCCGCAAAGCGTGATGGAAGAGACCTACGACAAGATGCGATCGCGTCCCGACCGGCCCGCGCGCAACGGCGGCCTCGCCTGGCCGGCGCTGCTGCGCAAGCTCGATCGCACCGATCCGTCGTATCGGAACTGAGGTTCCGTCAGGTTCGACAGCCCTGATTAGCGGTGATGGCGGCAACGCTGTCACTCCCCATGCTCGCAGCTTTCGCACGATCTTTGGGCGCAAGCTGCCTGTAATTTGATCGCACACGCTGCCGGAAAATCGCCGATGGTTGTCATCGGTGAGGCGATCAGGTGCGTCCCGATGAAGACCTTCATTCGCGTTGTTGAATTGTGGGTGCCGGACCGGACGCGCACGCGACTCGAATTCGGCGGCAGTCTCTGCAGCGCGGAGTTTTCGGAGTTCAAGGCGATCAGTGAAAACGCGCTGTTTGCCTATGACGAGGGCCTGCCCGGCAAGGCGCGGGCCGCCGGCCATCCGGTCATTCTGACGAAATTCGCCGACTCCTGTTTCAAGCGCACCGACGAGGCGATCGAAGCCGGATTGACCTGCGGCGTCGCGCTGCCGGTTTTTGCCGGCGAATTCCTGATGGCCGTGATGGTGCTGTTTTGCGGCGACGACGAAAAGCAAATCGGCGCCATCGAGCTCTGGCACAATGATGCGGAAGTCTCTCACGAGATGGGCCTTGTCGACGGCTATTACGGCACCGCCGACATGTTCGAGTTCAATTCCCGGCACACCAAATTCCCGCGGGGATTTGGCCTGCCCGGCCGGACCTGGAAAGCCGGCATGCTCTTGATCATCAAGGACCTGCACAATTCCAAGGGATTTTTGCGCTGGGAAGAGGCCTCCGAAATCGGAATCAATTGCGGCGTCGGCATCCCCTACACGACAGGCAACGACCAGACCTGGGTCATGACGTTCCTGTCGGCACAGGCAACCCCAATCGCAAAGCGCTTTGAAATTTGGGTGCCGGATCGGGCGCGATCGGCGCTGGTGTTTCACTCCGGCGATTGCAGCAAGAACACCGATCTCGCATCGCTCTACGCTTCGCAGACGATCGGCAAGGGCGAAGGCAGCATCGGCGGTGCCTGGGCGACGGGGATGCCCGCCATCAATGAGCATCTGAAGATCGACGAATCGGTGGCGTCGTCGCTGGCCCGTGCGGCCGGCATGAATCAAATCGTCGTGCTGCCGGTGATCGAAAACGCTCTGCTCAAGGCAGTGCTCGCCTGGTATCTGTGAATTGCAACGGATTCGATTTTTCAAAACAGCCACGACAACTCTAACCGTCATTGCGAGCCACCGGATCGCGCGGCTCTCTCCCCGTCCTTGCGAGCGAAGCGAAGCAATCCATCCTTCCGCAAGCGGGGTGACAATGGATTGCTTCGCTTCGCTCGCAATGACGTGGTGAGATCATGATTCAATTTTCAAACCACAGATACGCGTCCGCCCTCTCGCGGCACAGTTTGCCCGAGCTTTGCTGGAGCCGGTCTGTCCCCCCTCAACAAGGAGGGTGCAGGGAATGCCGGGCGCACGCTGCACCCGCGGTCTCGTGTGCAAATTTGTGCGAAGAGCCGCACACGAGCATACAGGTTCAGCGGAGGCACTCCGGCATTCCCTGCGCAAGGGAGAATAAGGACGCAGAAAGTCTCGACAAATCAATGCGGTACGACTGTTGTGTCCTCGCTTGTGTCCCCACGAGCTTTTCAGCGCGAAGGCCGGTCACTGTTGATATTATTTTTTGGTCCGCTCTGATGCCAGCGGGCGCAATGTCGGACGGGTCAGCACGAACCGCTAGCAAGAGATGGTGTCGGGTGTCTTGCTAAACATCCTGATGACGGTCGGGGAGATCGGTCAGGCGGCGGGTCAGCATTCTTTGATGGTCCCGACCATCGGGAGACGCTCGTCATCGCGAATCCGTGCCGCCGCTTGTCGAAGCCGCGAAAGAGGGACTTGCTTCTGCCCCTTCCACGGCTCGCCGGGCAGGAACGTCCGCACATAGTGCTCCGGACAATTGTAGACGGCGCGGCCTGTGCCGCGATCAAAATCGAGTTCGAGGACGAGCAGATGGTCGGCATGCACCTCCGAGTAGCTGAACGCGATGTTTTTGGTGGAAGGGCCTTTGGCCTTGACCTGAATGGTCCGCTTTCCGTCGGGCGTGTAGCCGTCGAACCCGGCGTTTGAACGAGCCTTGACGAGTTTCATGCCGTATTCCTCGACGGCGCAGGCCTCGC from Bradyrhizobium sp. Ash2021 encodes the following:
- a CDS encoding class II aldolase/adducin family protein is translated as MNPPVSAPAVKVVKSVREQVSPEEWQARVDLAACYRLTEIYGMTEMIANHISCRVPGTTDQFLINPYGMLYEEIDASCLIKVDVEGNTLLNATDYNVNLAGFVIHSAIHMAKHDMDCVAHTHTPAGMAVSAMECGLLPLAQTAMRFLHIAYHDFEGIADDVDERARLVRDLGDHEAMILRNHGLLVVGRTVPAAFNVLWRLERACQVQVMALSCNTKLAYPPQSVMEETYDKMRSRPDRPARNGGLAWPALLRKLDRTDPSYRN
- a CDS encoding GAF domain-containing protein, with protein sequence MVVIGEAIRCVPMKTFIRVVELWVPDRTRTRLEFGGSLCSAEFSEFKAISENALFAYDEGLPGKARAAGHPVILTKFADSCFKRTDEAIEAGLTCGVALPVFAGEFLMAVMVLFCGDDEKQIGAIELWHNDAEVSHEMGLVDGYYGTADMFEFNSRHTKFPRGFGLPGRTWKAGMLLIIKDLHNSKGFLRWEEASEIGINCGVGIPYTTGNDQTWVMTFLSAQATPIAKRFEIWVPDRARSALVFHSGDCSKNTDLASLYASQTIGKGEGSIGGAWATGMPAINEHLKIDESVASSLARAAGMNQIVVLPVIENALLKAVLAWYL
- a CDS encoding DUF6998 domain-containing protein, whose product is MRPLTDARIAVRDYHRRKGLNLEFSFDGNLVGDLGEACAVEEYGMKLVKARSNAGFDGYTPDGKRTIQVKAKGPSTKNIAFSYSEVHADHLLVLELDFDRGTGRAVYNCPEHYVRTFLPGEPWKGQKQVPLSRLRQAAARIRDDERLPMVGTIKEC